A window of the Henckelia pumila isolate YLH828 chromosome 3, ASM3356847v2, whole genome shotgun sequence genome harbors these coding sequences:
- the LOC140887743 gene encoding heparanase-like protein 3, which translates to MVSVDASDMGYSFLQKGWCIVVGLLCFSLICDVNGDVTVEGTVFVDGRNPIAKTDKDFICATLDWWPPEKCDYGTCSWGHDSLLNLDLKNIVLLNAVRAFSPLKIRLGGTLQDKVIYQTEDNPKPCNSFTKNPSVLFGFTQGCLPLARWDELNSFFNQSGALIIFGLNALNGKSIQRDNTAFGPWDPTNAASLIRYTVKKGYDIYGWELGNELSGSGIGVGISVDQYAADTVILHDLIQDIYKETSLKPLTIGPGGFFDAGWFQQYLAKTNGSLNAITHHIYNLGPGSDEHLIDRILNPSILDSGGDDFPRLQRIVNSSGTSAVAWVGESGGAYNSGRDKVTNAFVFSFWYLNQLGMASVHDTKTYCRQSLIGGNYGLLNTTTFNPNPDYYSALLWHRLMGRYVLSTNFTGTNMIRTYAHCSKQSRGITLLLINLDGNTTVQAALDFSGTSMQVHRRHGHHKHRSKVILLPHDKQVSVATREEYHLTPMDGNIQSQTVLLNGKALTVDSSGAIPAMQPAFFNSSEMVTVAPYSIVFVHLPSVAIQACE; encoded by the exons ATGGTTTCTGTTGATGCCTCAGACATGGGCTACTCTTTTCTGCAAAAGGGTTGGTGTATTGTAGTGGGTTTGTTGTGTTTTAGCTTGATTTGTGATGTGAATGGTGATGTAACTGTGGAGGGAACAGTTTTCGTGGATGGGAGGAACCCCATAGCTAAGACGGATAAGGATTTTATATGTGCTACTTTGGACTGGTGGCCTCCTGAGAAATGTGATTATGGGACTTGCAGTTGGGGTCACGATTCTTTGCTGAATTTG GATCTCAAGAATATTGTTCTCTTAAATGCTGTAAGAG CTTTTTCACCATTAAAGATCAGGTTGGGTGGCACATTGCAAGACAAAGTAATATATCAAACGGAAGATAATCCGAAGCCCTGCAATTCATTCACCAAGAATCCATCTGTTTTGTTCGGTTTCACCCAGGGGTGCCTTCCATTGGCTAGATGGGATGAGCTAAATTCCTTCTTTAATCAATCTGG GGCTCTTataatttttggattaaatGCACTTAATGGGAAATCCATACAGCGAGATAATACTGCATTTGGTCCTTGGGATCCTACTAATGCTGCCTCTCTCATTCGTTACACCGTCAAGAAAGGTTATGACATTTACGGTTGGGAACTCG GGAACGAGCTAAGTGGGAGTGGGATTGGGGTTGGAATTTCTGTGGATCAATACGCTGCTGATACAGTCATTCTACACGATTTAATCCAAGATATTTACAAGGAGACTAGTCTCAAGCCACTAACCATTGGTCCTGGAGGATTCTTTGATGCCGGATGGTTCCAACAATACCTAGCTAAAACAAATGGATCGCTGAATGCAATCACGCATCACATATACAATCTAGGCCCAG GTAGCGACGAGCACCTTATAGATAGGATTCTCAATCCATCTATTCTTGATTCTGGTGGAGACGATTTCCCAAGACTCCAGAGAATCGTGAACAGCTCTGGGACATCAGCCGTTGCTTGGGTCGGTGAGTCTGGAGGAGCGTATAATAGTGGACGTGATAAAGTAACCAATGCATTCGTGTTCAGTTTCTG GTACCTGAATCAACTGGGAATGGCATCTGTTCACGATACAAAGACGTATTGTAGGCAGTCATTGATTGGTGGTAACTATGGTTTACTTAACACCACCACCTTTAATCCAAATCCAGATTATTACAG CGCACTTCTTTGGCACCGTCTCATGGGAAGATACGTTTTGTCAACAAACTTTACGGGGACCAACATGATTCGCACATATGCTCATTGTTCAAAACAATCG AGAGGTATCACTTTACTACTGATAAATCTAGACGGGAACACAACCGTCCAGGCAGCACTCGACTTCAGTGGAACGTCAATGCAAGTGCACAGAAGACACGGGCATCACAAGCACAGATCCAAGGTTATACTATTGCCTCATGATAAACAAGTATCTGTAGCAACTAGAGAAGAATACCATCTAACCCCAATGGACGGAAATATACAAAGCCAGACCGTTTTGCTGAATGGGAAGGCGTTAACCGTTGATTCATCGGGTGCTATACCTGCCATGCAACCTGCATTCTTCAATTCATCAGAGATGGTAACTGTTGCTCCTTACTCCATTGTGTTTGTTCACTTGCCTAGTGTTGCAATCCAAGCATGTGAGTAG